In Thunnus thynnus chromosome 20, fThuThy2.1, whole genome shotgun sequence, a single window of DNA contains:
- the zdhhc6 gene encoding palmitoyltransferase ZDHHC6 isoform X1, giving the protein MNFLSTFVTFENLHEVRRLCHWGPVIALSVIAICSTMAILDSIIWYWPLDTTGGSINFLMLINWTVLILYNYFNAMFVGPGYIPLGWKPENQHDTQYLQYCRVCQGYKAPRSHHCRKCNRCVMKMDHHCPWINNCCGHQNHAYFTSFLLLAPLGCSHAAIIFIMTMYTQLYERISFGWSTVKIDMSAVRQFQPLMPFSVPAFAATLFALGLALGTTIAVGMLFFIQMKVILRNKTSIESWIEEKAKDRIQHYQTGEEFVFPYDLGSRWLNLKQVFTWSGTPKGDGIEWPVHPKCHQYTLTIEQLKQKADKRVRSQVQYRAVEDYNGACCPLSKGLQTFFRTPCTEEPRIPLNKGDTILATRGTKWWMYGDKVLIEEQMRAGERIRGWFPRRCVEKCHYDTAASDSTSDKKVN; this is encoded by the exons atgaacTTCCTGTCAACCTTTGTGACATTTGAGAACCTCCATGAGGTTCGACGATTGTGCCACTGGGGTCCAGTCATCGCCCTGTCTGTCATTGCTATATGCTCCACCATGGCAATTCTGGACTCTATTATTTGGTACTGGCCGCTAGACACTACAGGAGGCAGCATTAACTTCCTCATGCTCATCAACTGGACTGTCCTCATCCTCTACAACTACTTTAATGCAATGTTTGTTGGACCTGGCTACATCCCTCTTGGCTGGAAACCA GAGAATCAACATGACACCCAGTACCTACAGTACTGCAGAGTGTGCCAAGGGTACAAGGCGCCCAGATCCCATCACTGTCGCAAGTGTAACAG GTGCGTGATGAAGATGGACCACCACTGCCCCTGGATCAACAACTGCTGCGGTCACCAGAACCACGCGTACTTCACCAGCTTCCTGCTGTTGGCTCCTCTGGGCTGCTCACACGCCgccatcatcttcatcatgaCCATGTACACTCAGCTTTATGAAAGG ATCTCATTTGGCTGGAGCACTGTGAAGATCGACATGAGTGCTGTGCGTCAATTCCAGCCCCTCATGCCTTTCAGTGTACCCGCTTTTGCTGCCACACTCTTCGCCTTAGGCTTGGCACTGGGCACCACGATTGCCGTTGGCATGCTTTTCTTCATACAG ATGAAAGTCATCCTTCGAAACAAGACCTCGATCGAGTCCTGGATCGAGGAAAAG GCCAAAGACAGAATACAGCACTACCAAACAGGGGAGGAGTTCGTCTTCCCCTATGACCTCGGCAGCCGCTGGCTCAACCTCAAGCAAGTTTTCACATGGTCAGGGACGCCCAAGGGTGATGGCATTGAGTGGCCAGTCCATCCCAAGTGTCACCAGTACACCTTAACT ATTGAGCAACTGAAGCAGAAGGCTGATAAACGAGTGAGAAGT CAGGTCCAGTATCGGGCAGTGGAGGACTATAACGGAGCTTGCTGCCCTCTCAGCAAGGGTCTCCAAACCTTTTTCAGAACCCCCTGCACCGAGGAACCCAGGATCCCCCTCAACAAGGGAGATACCATCCTGGCCACCCGTGGCACCAA atGGTGGATGTATGGAGACAAAGTTTTGATCGAGGAGCAAATGAgag CGGGAGAGCGCATAAGGGGATGGTTTCCAAGGCGATGTGTGGAGAAGTGCCATTATGACACAGCTGCCAGTGATAGCACCAGCGATAAGAAAGtaaattaa
- the zdhhc6 gene encoding palmitoyltransferase ZDHHC6 isoform X2, whose product MNFLSTFVTFENLHEVRRLCHWGPVIALSVIAICSTMAILDSIIWYWPLDTTGGSINFLMLINWTVLILYNYFNAMFVGPGYIPLGWKPENQHDTQYLQYCRVCQGYKAPRSHHCRKCNRCVMKMDHHCPWINNCCGHQNHAYFTSFLLLAPLGCSHAAIIFIMTMYTQLYERISFGWSTVKIDMSAVRQFQPLMPFSVPAFAATLFALGLALGTTIAVGMLFFIQMKVILRNKTSIESWIEEKAKDRIQHYQTGEEFVFPYDLGSRWLNLKQVFTWSGTPKGDGIEWPVHPKCHQYTLTIEQLKQKADKRVRSVQYRAVEDYNGACCPLSKGLQTFFRTPCTEEPRIPLNKGDTILATRGTKWWMYGDKVLIEEQMRAGERIRGWFPRRCVEKCHYDTAASDSTSDKKVN is encoded by the exons atgaacTTCCTGTCAACCTTTGTGACATTTGAGAACCTCCATGAGGTTCGACGATTGTGCCACTGGGGTCCAGTCATCGCCCTGTCTGTCATTGCTATATGCTCCACCATGGCAATTCTGGACTCTATTATTTGGTACTGGCCGCTAGACACTACAGGAGGCAGCATTAACTTCCTCATGCTCATCAACTGGACTGTCCTCATCCTCTACAACTACTTTAATGCAATGTTTGTTGGACCTGGCTACATCCCTCTTGGCTGGAAACCA GAGAATCAACATGACACCCAGTACCTACAGTACTGCAGAGTGTGCCAAGGGTACAAGGCGCCCAGATCCCATCACTGTCGCAAGTGTAACAG GTGCGTGATGAAGATGGACCACCACTGCCCCTGGATCAACAACTGCTGCGGTCACCAGAACCACGCGTACTTCACCAGCTTCCTGCTGTTGGCTCCTCTGGGCTGCTCACACGCCgccatcatcttcatcatgaCCATGTACACTCAGCTTTATGAAAGG ATCTCATTTGGCTGGAGCACTGTGAAGATCGACATGAGTGCTGTGCGTCAATTCCAGCCCCTCATGCCTTTCAGTGTACCCGCTTTTGCTGCCACACTCTTCGCCTTAGGCTTGGCACTGGGCACCACGATTGCCGTTGGCATGCTTTTCTTCATACAG ATGAAAGTCATCCTTCGAAACAAGACCTCGATCGAGTCCTGGATCGAGGAAAAG GCCAAAGACAGAATACAGCACTACCAAACAGGGGAGGAGTTCGTCTTCCCCTATGACCTCGGCAGCCGCTGGCTCAACCTCAAGCAAGTTTTCACATGGTCAGGGACGCCCAAGGGTGATGGCATTGAGTGGCCAGTCCATCCCAAGTGTCACCAGTACACCTTAACT ATTGAGCAACTGAAGCAGAAGGCTGATAAACGAGTGAGAAGT GTCCAGTATCGGGCAGTGGAGGACTATAACGGAGCTTGCTGCCCTCTCAGCAAGGGTCTCCAAACCTTTTTCAGAACCCCCTGCACCGAGGAACCCAGGATCCCCCTCAACAAGGGAGATACCATCCTGGCCACCCGTGGCACCAA atGGTGGATGTATGGAGACAAAGTTTTGATCGAGGAGCAAATGAgag CGGGAGAGCGCATAAGGGGATGGTTTCCAAGGCGATGTGTGGAGAAGTGCCATTATGACACAGCTGCCAGTGATAGCACCAGCGATAAGAAAGtaaattaa